The Periophthalmus magnuspinnatus isolate fPerMag1 chromosome 15, fPerMag1.2.pri, whole genome shotgun sequence genomic sequence TGTTGGTGCTTCACTTTGGCCTGGTTCTGCCCTCTCCCCAGTGAGCTGGAAAATACAAACTTCTGCACAAAAAACAAGGGTTAAACTTACCTCTAGAATATGGCTTCATCAGGGCTAATATTGTACGTATaatgtataaaaacatttttgtttttccaaatgGCATTACTTTtgaacaatattatttttcatataCACTGTTGAATtaacactgacacaaaaacatgtctaattTCTAAAAGAAGAGGGTATAGACCTTtacaaaaaacaccaaattttaaTTTCCTCTGGTAATTAAATCTTTGTTTCACAATAtttgaaaacagaaaacaatcttTAAAAGCGTATTGGGAACATAAACGGAAATGTTGCTGCTATAACCAGCTCTAATCTATGATCTTTTTCCCATAGATTAAGAATGGTTAACCACAACTTAACCAATAATTTAGTCAAATCCtggttaaagagggggttttATGCAAAGTCCATTGCATCTACTTCTTACAATACTGCACAATGCAAATTTTGGActgttgtaatatttttgtgttttattttaaagttgcactgtgtaacttttctggtggaaaagCCATCTTTCGATGGAGATACCTGGATTTTCcactgtatgtaaaaaaaaaaaaaaaagaagtaaacttccactatctccatggacacagttacaggtcagatctgtggaaaggtgactcTGCTCACTTTAGGAATgcttgtttttcagtgtattttgagGAATAAAGTCACtgctaattgaataaatgcaagatccataactatacagtggaacattcaggcaaagaaataacatctccatagagacaagcaggtggcagacccctcaaccaaaaagttacatggtgcccCTTTAATGTTGATTGAGATACACATTCTGAAAGCCTTTAAGactttaaatactttaaattaactacttacatattttttccactgtattttttattttctgtacaTAAGAAATGGTTTGTCTTCTACAGATTTccttatttatattgttttgttatatttgaacatttttagtgtCTTTCAGGGTGTCAAACTAAAGGGCTGTTTTTGAGATTTGTAAAAAAGCTGCTAACATTTATACGATTTgttctgatttatttttttaattctccAGGCAACTGGAGTATTCATAAATCTTAAACTGgcattttaagaaaataaatgtgttgtgttttggagTATCATTGTGATATTAAAAAGCATTACTTTTAGTTATTTAGCAAATTAATCAATTGAGGGTGTCTCTAGTCGACTAAAACTCGTATCAGTATCAGTGTAACACTGAATCAGTGGACTTACCTTGTTATTCAGAATATAAGGATTTATACAGGACatcagcagaaaggagaagttagtgaaTGTGTGAATTAGCTGAAAATTTGATATGTAAAAAAAGCAAAAGGatccatgttacactgttttctgatttatgttatgtgGTTTCCTCATTATAAGCATACtcggagttttgtttcattgacacatgttttaacacataaatcctgtatatttagactgtgttctctctcacagaaaacactgttccaccttatgatgtcatgtggtaatacgggaagggctccattgtgtttttaaactgcaactTCACTACGatcacttggataatttcagctctggaattgccatcctgtactgaataaaaggtaaaaactaccttttcatgacatcatacggtggaacagagtattttgagcttttgaaatGACCAGAactcaaaaaatattttgtctaACAGAATTTAAGTTTTCTGTTACTTTTAGAGATGTAGATTgcttaataatgcaggattacatctgtgaatgaaacaaaacacaacaggtatgtttttaatgaggtatatgtaatagttttcagagcttttgccGCTCCTTTTTTTAGTCAATTAAGTGATCTTTAGTCTATCAAGAATTTCTTTTATCGACTGCAGCCCTAAttgacaaatgtattttaaatgtgctcagATGATTTTATTGTTACAACAAAAGCAGTACAAATGTTCAAAGGAGACACAGGATACTCTATTAAGCTCAGGATGTAAACCAGTATCCAGTTTTAGCTCTTAATACGTTTGTCTAATTACAGATTAACTGTTTAACACTGGCCCAGAAACGATAGTCTGCAGACAGGACTCCAACGTCTGACTGTGTAGGGTTATGGTTCATGTGACACCACTACATACTATaatcccatagactgtacatataatcTTATTATTTTTCGATGTAGATTCCCTATAGtataaactgagctggagacaggtcagaagtctatggtagaatttactgtttaactgtcagatttcagatttgttgacctggtttgtggttaatatctctgtaattactggactgatccacgtgaaacaaaaactgacacaaattcAATGTCTTGTTGGTCAGcacaaacaacatttttttcacagtagcttcagaaagtggtgccattattcagccCAAAAGGAGTGATTGTTGTTCATTAAAAGacaaagtacagtacagatatagattcgcaaaaagataaaataagaaatatcATGGCCTTTTTGGGTATAAAACCACACATAGCacctttaatctgagctttgttttaacccaatctgaccataaataaAGTTAACctgcattagccaacagtttttcaatactttgttgaaaataaaacacctaaacGTGACCATGAAAGCTTCTGAAatgacatgtttaaatccatttagtatttttcaaacaatctaaaaatatttttcattgtttgctgATGTATGTATTGTATCACTATGGCAACTGCTGAATATTCCGCCACAGAAATggatgcagaacacccccagcatgaagTATCAATTGGGTTAAGAAATACAGTGTAATGATGTGTCGAATATGATAAAACAGCTTTACACTTTTACTAcaggacaaaaataaacaaacttacagTATTTAACAATGAGACAATACAACAGCTTAAATATAATCATATACCTGACTATTGTTTGAgacgcttgtctccatggagatgctgggaacctttcacagtatggcattacttgAATCTATCTTGATTGACAtaaggtgatgccaccaggataagttacatgtcagacctatggagaggcaagcctgctcatagtaagtatacatgtttggggttttttttggttgtttttttttagcaatataagAGCCACAATTAAATAAGTGCAAAAtaggcagaggtgggtagtactcagttgcatttactcaattacaataATTTTTAAGGGAATTCTACTTTTCACAGAGCTTTTGCAGTAGCACACATTTacccctacttgagtaatatttttatttaagtaacagtattcttacctgagtaaaagttgtatttacTTTCCCCACTGTAAGtcttattttttatctatttatcccTTGAAATCACCAGatcttgtgcattatttcatattttgtctttccaattacattaacttgaaACTATAAAACAGATGCTGCATCCCAAcggttactctttaagttacttttacaTCAGTAGAACTTTTTGctaatatttttttactcttaagtaattttttggaccactttgtacttctacttcagtaatatcattatgaagtaacattactcttacttgagtacaattttttgtTACTCTCTCCACCTGAATAATGAAAATAGATTAACTTTCCAGGAAACCtataaacatctccatagagacaagcaagtggcacatcctacacctgaaaagttacatagtagtagtagtaatatgtCCATTTAACATAGCTTTGTTGGCTCGctacccctctcctccctcctgtctctgctccggTCTCTTCTCGTTGTTCTCACTCGTTGAATTGGGTAAGGagctcctcttccttctcctccgcGCTGACCTCCTTCGCGCTGCTCTCTTTGCCCCGTTTGGACTCTCTGTGCTGGGACGGACCTCCGGTGACTCTGGGCTGAGGGCTGAAATCTCCGAATGAAAGTCCGGAGTTAAagtgagtctcctctccctccagcaGCTTCcttaaagacacacacacatgttcacagGCTGGGTaccacacacacaggcctgtcacaattatTAAAGTGGGGATAATACAtatctatggagtattaattgttaacacatatgctatatttgcccaaagtcactctcccttcagagtgaTGTCACATTACAATTAGCATGCATCGCTCTCATTacattacatcaggtttgtgaagttgtagtgtattgttgtgtatcctgcttttgtatatttttgggaAATTGCTGTACATGAGTATGGGTGTCTAAGAGTGGAGTTTTTCAGTCAcataaaccaaaaaacaacaattagcataTTAATAGCAAACCTCCTCCCTAATGGGGCAAGATGCATTTTGCACATGTACATAAGGGACAAATTGGTTACAGTGCTTTTAATTTCAGTGTGGGACTAAGTCAGATCCAGACCAAATATAAAACTTCCATAGGTCTAAAGCAGGGCAAAAAACAGAAGTAAACAAGGTCTAACCCATAATGAAGTCTAACTGAAAGTCTATCTtcacccagactaaaccaggtcaaagtcAAGAATAGTGGTCTGGAAGGAGTTAAGTCCTTTACCAATGATATATTTGTACAATACTGAACagtagaatattgtgatgtaattTGAAACGCAGCAATAATTTCTATGACAATAAACAGTTGTTGTTTCCAGTCTGACCTGTAGGCGGCGATCTCAATATCCAGTGCCATCTTGACATTAAGCAGGTCCTGATACTCTCTCAGGTGTTGGGCCATTTCCCCTTTAAGGTTACTCAGCTCTGCGTCCAGGTGAGCTATGGTCTCCTGAATTACACATGAGTAAATACACACGGGGTAAATATTATAATCGATATGGGAACATTTTACTACAATACACCACTTCAACCCAGGTATAAAGTTACATGACAAACGATCCCCCTTTTGTCAGGGGTCACCACAGCAAACCAGAGTtggcattttactttttttaaataccaGATGCCCCTCCTATCTTGCCTagaaaatccagaatgatatttctgtatttttatacagattgatatcagtctggcccACACCCTCTGTTGCCTCTCAGTTATGGTACAACCTGCTGGCTGTGTACTGTAGTAACCGCTCAAATGAGAAATGAAGCCAGTCAAGTGCTAGTATGTAAGCAAAGGCAGGGCAATATCAGGTTAAAACTTCTCCCTTTAgggtatttaaaataaaacaaataagtacataagtAATTTTAAGGccagtgtccagttttgcatgtctttGAAATTTATTCCATTTCTggaaagcaaaataaccaaaagcttttttcccattttagtTCTTGTGTGGCCAGTTTTTAaacatagacaatcatgagatttTGTATTAGTTCCTGGATAAAAATTCAACAAgcatattcaggcagtctatcatgtagtctcttataaatagattttatatagtgttgttttcttctgatagaaagcgatggccaacctacttttccatagagtgaacagtgatgggttttaaattcaacacctgttatgaaacaaagggcttACTGAAAGAGTGTAtccaaaggtttcaaagtagagactGAATTCTACATGtacattatatctccataatctagtacagaaatAATGATATCTTAAACAAGTTATTGTCTGTAATTCAGGGGATTGAAGATTTGTTTCTGTACAGCAgtaagttttattttacacaaaatcaacctactttatatcacattttagcagtaaaacttttctcaaattctccattcaAGTTGTACCTACAATTATGCCCATTACAAGTGGTTGATtatgaaataaatgtgtttaatattagtaaatgtatatatttggtGGTGGGAGGTCACTTTGCTCAGACGGTCGGTTGCGTGCAGCAGTGAaaacctctctgctcctcctttacACTCTCTGGGCTTAGTGTCGGGGTTAATCTGATTTATCGGTTTCTCTGGAGCTCGTTACACTGTGCCTCTGTCTAAACCCCCTGTCAACATTGTCTCAAGggcctgacctctgacccggAACTACTCTCTGCTGCAGTTTTAGAAAGACTGAAAAAGGACAGTGTAATGGATCTGAACAGTTATAGACAGCACAAGCTTGACTGGCAGAGAGCTGGACTACTTTTCTCTTCCCGCTACttaatgcttttgttttattcttgtaaatgctggacagattagtttaatgctactgtggaacaatcctgGCAATGCAAttagatctccatggaaacaagcaggttaccctccaccagaaaagttacatagtaggcaacagaacatgcaaactccaggcCCTTACCTGCATGGGACCTTCTTAGTTTGAGGTGAGAGTGCTAAACACTCAGTCACCATTACTGAAACAATCATTTCAAACCCAACATCAGTCTCTATCAGATATGATAAAACTAGAGGAATCATGGCCACTGTAGCAAACATTCAGTCACAACAGCCATTGCAGTAATAATGGTAGttatagtagttatagtagtagcaataatagTAGTTAAAGTAGTAGTACCTGCAGTGCTGTGACCTCTGCCGTGTGCGCGTCTTCCATCTCACTGATCTGTCTCTCCAGACTCTCATTTGCTCCTCGTAGACTCTCGTTCTCGATGGTTTTGGTCTGTAGTTGTCTCCTGaactctcccagctcctctctgctctgccgGACAGTCTCACTGCTCCGGGATGCCTGCTCAGAGAGACTCACAAAGCGGGACTTGTACCATTCCTCAGCAGACTGCAGGTTCTTCACGGCCATAGACTCGTACTGGCTCCGGATGTCCTTCAGAGCAGAGGTTAGGTTGGGTGTGGACCGCTCCACCTCCACCGACACCTGGGTGAGAGGAAACACAGTGATGATGACGTTTCattgtgttcatgttttaaaatatgatgatgtcataatgtttATGCCTATTTAACTCTAAGGGAAATTCACTGCTTTTGAAAGGAATATTGAAATGAtactgatccacaaatgttgaaccttatcattatttgttgtaTGGCTTTaggtcctttcaactgacaacaatcatgtctttggggttgaataatcgCTCCCCTTTCCTTTGTGAggaaaatattcatattatattaaaaaacctatattacactaaattgactcttgaacAAGCTCCTGAAAATCTGTATAATATGTGATTTCTAGACCTATAAATGACGAGCATGCAAACTgtaaaatctgatgtgagtaatcagagggaccatgaCATCTGATTATTTTACCTGTAattttaataatcttataaCTAAAAAAAGCCACAAagagaacgtgcaaactccacatacacagagtcaaacccaggaccttcttttTATGAGGCAAGAAAACTCGGCCTGTGACGATACTATATCAACTCATCattcaataaatgaaagatggaataatatttttagggggcaatatttatcttgtgtacattttctttgcattagtTGGGAACttattggtttttttttgtagtaccataagatttgagctgtagagggtcaAAGAAATTACttctataatgagtcacaaGTCATTTTTTGATCCTCTACAGCTctaactaactactaaagtgtttcttctgacatgtatttattgcagGTCATGTTTTTAACTAGATTATATGTTTACAAAAAGGATTtactgtgattatttatgtttcagtgTTATTCTGTCTGTGGTATAGCACAGTATCGATATTATAGTTTTTCATAGTATATTTatgtagcaatatatcaaaataaaaaatgtgttattatctctctgttttattgtgtttatgccCTGTATTTtatcattactactactatttttatttgtatttttatttttatttttatttttatttttatttttacctgcTGTGCCTCCATGAAGCTGCTGAGCTCTTGAATTTCCTCCTGGTGCAGTTTCTTCATGAAGGCGATCTCGTCGGTCAGAGAGTCCAGTCTTCTCTCCAGGTCCAGTCTGACCGCTGCAGCCTCGTCCACGTCCTTCCGCAAGGCCTTCAGAGAGGCCTCCGCTTGGGCCCGAAgatctgtctcctcctccagccGAGCACACACACGCTGCAACGGGAGAGTGGGCAATACTGACAAAAATTAATACCtcaatatttcttttttatagTTTCAATAACAATATACAGACAATAATTTGCCAATGCATCAGGAACATGCTAAATGTGCCTGtcaatgtcttggttgaggttgaAGTGTAGCAAAAAACGTGACACACACAACTATCTGTAAAGTTTTGGGAGATTATACTAGatgtttctttgtgtttttgagttttgatAGTTTCATTCATAGACAATATACACAATATTCTAATTGTACATATCtctaaaaataattgtgataCTATCCATTTTTGATATATATTTCTCACCTCTATGCAACAGGTAAATAAACACCACGTGAGAGTCACTGTTTTTGCAAGAGAATCCAAAcctatgatccacaaatgttgaaccttatcattatttgtttgtgcctgactccacaaacttgtcatattaatcttgtgGCTTtcagtcctttcaactgacaacaatcacgtctttggggttgaataaggGAATCACTTTCTGAAGCCGGACCCTGCTTAGAattccaaggtattttttttatcaataaaaacaagacaTGAAATTCCACAAGAAGTGGTTCACtgtagagaaggtttcaacTGTGGTCACTGAACAGTGTCCAAATGACCACAGACCACCTTCTCTACACCAATAAAATCACTGGCAACTGAATAAATTGAAAATTTAATGCTATTCAATGGAGCATTccatacaaaacaataacatctccatggatacaagctgGTGGAGGACCCTCCCCCAGGAATGTTTCATCATAGTACACTTTTGATCTCCCCTGTAATGGAGCCCTGTGCAGTGATGTATCTGACCTGTAGTTCCTCGTCCTGGTTGCTGCGCTCCACCAGCAGTCTGTTCTTGTCCCGGTTCAGAGTCTCGATCTGGGCTCGCAGGTCCCTGATCTCATCCTTGTAGACCTGGTTCACCCTGGAGTCGGCCTGTTTTTGCCTCAGTGTGAGAAGCTCCTGCTCCAGACTGTGGTTCTGCTGCTCCAGCTGACGGACTTTATCAATGAACACGGCGAAGCGGTCGTTCAGGCCCTGAGGTCAGACACAGGGTTATGGAGAGGTCACAGGGCTCAAGGAGAGGAAACAGGACGGCTCT encodes the following:
- the LOC117382957 gene encoding alpha-internexin-like, with the protein product MSFGERSSSYRRLFGDSPRFSGGTSARSAMGLRAMPGPRFSSSSAGMFRRTGRSVPTLVPLIHTDSLDLSQSTAVNNELKIVRTNEKEQLQGLNDRFAVFIDKVRQLEQQNHSLEQELLTLRQKQADSRVNQVYKDEIRDLRAQIETLNRDKNRLLVERSNQDEELQRVCARLEEETDLRAQAEASLKALRKDVDEAAAVRLDLERRLDSLTDEIAFMKKLHQEEIQELSSFMEAQQVSVEVERSTPNLTSALKDIRSQYESMAVKNLQSAEEWYKSRFVSLSEQASRSSETVRQSREELGEFRRQLQTKTIENESLRGANESLERQISEMEDAHTAEVTALQETIAHLDAELSNLKGEMAQHLREYQDLLNVKMALDIEIAAYRKLLEGEETHFNSGLSFGDFSPQPRVTGGPSQHRESKRGKESSAKEVSAEEKEEELLTQFNE